From the genome of Lujinxingia vulgaris:
TGGCTCGGCGAGACCCTCGTACCCGCGCTCGCCAGAGGAGAGTCCCCGCAGAAAGACGTGATGCACTCGCTCTTCTACATCCCCGAGGCGGCCAAACGCGGCGAAGAGACCTTTAAGATGATCGGCACCCGCACCGACGATCTCTATTACTTCGACGACCGCATCCACGGCATCCGGCGCCTGGTGCGCTGGCGCGAGGACCCGATCGACGCCGTGGATGTATCTGGCGAGGAGCCGGAGACGGCGGAGATTTACCGCTTTATCACGGGGCAGCGTCTGGAGTGGCTGCGCGAGCGCGAAGAGGCGCTGACTGCCTACGCCCCCGAAGTTGAGAAGGCCGACGAGGAGTGAAACAGGCGCGTCGAAGCGGTCGACGCGTCTCTTCGCAGTTAAAACAGAAGTATCGGACCGAACGACGCGTCACCCCCCACTTGAAACAGGCCCGTCGGACCGAACGACGCGGCGCTCCCGACTTGAAACAGGCCCGTCGGACCGAACGACGCGGCGCTCCCCACTTGAAACAGGCACGTCGGACCGAACGGTACGCCCTTTTCAATCCGAACATGAGGCGTCGGACCGAACGACGCGCCAGTTTCATTCTGAACATGAGGTGTCGGACCGAACGACTCGCCAGTTTCAATCCGAACATGAGGCCGGGGGGCGGACGACACGACTGTTTTAACCGGCGGATCGTGCTTCGAGCACTCCGACACACCTCTTTCATTTCAAAACAGAGGTGTCGGGCGCTCCGACACACCTCTTTCATTTCAAAACAGAGGTGTCGGGCGCTCCGACACCTCTGTTTTGTTTTAAAACAGAGGCGTCGAAGCGCATAACGACTGGCCGATCGGGGATTTGAGGGTTTGAAAGTGAAAAGCCTGAAAAACACTCAGCGGCTTTTGAGCGCCGCCCGAATATGCTCCAGACTCCAGATGCTGGGCGCGTCGCCCGTCAGCGAGGCGACCTCCTCCTGGCTGCGGCCCAGGATGGTGCGCAGCTCCAGCGGGGCGCGCTCTTCGAGGTCTTCGACCACGATCTCAAAACGCCCGGTATCAAAAGGTTTTCCGCTGGCGCCCTCCACCTTGACGACCCGCTCGCGCTGACCGCGGCGCTCAAAATCCATCGCCCGGTGGATGCAGTAGGGGTTGTTGCCCGTCTTGCCCAGAAGGCTGTGCGAGGTCCAGGAACACCCCGCCTTGCATTCGGCGGCGTAATAGCAGGTGCGGCAGTAGCCCCAGAGGTCCTCGACGGTACGCTCGCGCAGGTATTTGAGCTCCGGCGTGGTCGCGACCGTCTCGGCGATGCTTAAGTCGCGCACGTTCGCGCCGGTATAATGCTGGGTGGGAAGTGAGGGGCAACCCTTGATCTTGCCGTCAGCCTCCAGCCCGATCGACCACTTGCCCGCCGAGCATCCACTCCAATGCACACCCTCTTCGCCGCGAAAGCGCAGAAGCTGCTCGTAAGGCCCGAAATACCCGATGTTGTTGCCCGGGTAGAGCCCGATGCCGTTGGGGGTGAGTTTGGTGGACTTGAGGTAGGCCAGGAGCGGAAAGACCTCGAGCAGGTCGTAGGGTTGCAAGAGAAGCTCGGGGCGGTCGGCGGCGCGCCCCATCGGCACGGTGAGCTGAATCTGCCAGGCGTTGATGCCCAGCTCCACCAGCACATCCACAAGCGCCGGGAGCTCCGGCAAGGAGAGGCGGTTGATCTGCGTGTTGGCGCCCAGGCGAATCGGTGAGTCGGCAATACGTTTCGCTGACGCCAGCGCGCTCTCAAAGGCGCCCTTTCGACCGCGCAACGCGTCGTGGGTCTGCTGCAGCCCGTCGAGCGACACCGAGATGAGCTTGATGCCCGACGCCACCGCCTGCTCCACCCGCTCCGCGCTCAGGTCTCGCCCGCCGGTGGTCATGCTGCAGACCATGCCCTGGCGGGTGATCTCGGCAGCGATCTCGGGCCAATCCTCGCGCAAATAGGCTT
Proteins encoded in this window:
- a CDS encoding radical SAM/SPASM domain-containing protein; translated protein: MTTITTKPRARRPVRAVTPEDLERGTPLYCVWEITLACDLGCRHCGSRAGKARPDELSTKECLEVVDQLAKLGIREVTLIGGEAYLREDWPEIAAEITRQGMVCSMTTGGRDLSAERVEQAVASGIKLISVSLDGLQQTHDALRGRKGAFESALASAKRIADSPIRLGANTQINRLSLPELPALVDVLVELGINAWQIQLTVPMGRAADRPELLLQPYDLLEVFPLLAYLKSTKLTPNGIGLYPGNNIGYFGPYEQLLRFRGEEGVHWSGCSAGKWSIGLEADGKIKGCPSLPTQHYTGANVRDLSIAETVATTPELKYLRERTVEDLWGYCRTCYYAAECKAGCSWTSHSLLGKTGNNPYCIHRAMDFERRGQRERVVKVEGASGKPFDTGRFEIVVEDLEERAPLELRTILGRSQEEVASLTGDAPSIWSLEHIRAALKSR